One Longimicrobiales bacterium genomic window, GGCCTCCACCCGGCTCGTCGCGTCGGTACCTGGACGCACACGTTCCACCGGCCGCTCCGGCTGTTGCTCGACCATGTGATGTTTCGCTCTCCGGATCACCGCATCCGCGCCATGAGGGTGGTGCGCATCGATGAAAACGAGGGCGACCGCTCCCGCACGGTATTCGGATCCGATCACCACCCGCTGCTGGCGCATATCGATCTCGACGAACGTTGAACGCAATGGACGCAATGCTCGATTACCCCTGGTGGCTCGTTACCTTCGCCGGCATCGGTATGCTCGCGATCCTGGGCGGCATCGTCACGCTCTTCTTCTCGCTCGGTCGGCGGCCCAACCGCATGTGGACCGAGGCCGTCGAGCCTGTCGCTTCGGACGACTTCACCGGACCGCTCGCGGCGCTCCTGAACGTCCCTCTGCGCAAGGGCGGCAGCGCCCACCTGCTCAACAACGGCGACGAGTATTTTCCGGTGATACTCGACGCAATCCGCGCCGCGAAGCACAGCGTGCACGTCATGGTCTACATCTGGGAGGATGGCCGGATCAGCGACGAGTTCATCTCCACGATGATCGAGAAGCGGAAGGCGGGCGTTCAGGTGCGTGTGCTCCTTGACGCCTTCGGTGGCATGCGCGCGCCTGATGACAAGTTCGAGAAGCTCGTTGAAGCCGGTGGCCGCGTGGAGAAGTTTCGGCCCGCAGTGCCAGGCAAGCTGTTGCGGTTCCACCGCCGGAACCACCGCCGCGCGATCGTCATCGATGGCCGCGTCGGGTTCACCGGCGGTGCGGCCGTTGCCGACAAGTGGGCCGGCAGCGCGTCGACCACCGAGGAATGGCGCGATACGATGGTGCGCGTGGATGGGTGTATCGCGCACAACCTGCAGTCGGCATTCTGCGAGCTGTGGGCATTCGTTACCGGTGAAGTGCTCACCGGCGAGGAGGTGTTTCCGGGGGACCTGCTGGACCAGCCGGACAGCGGGGTACACTCCTGCGGCGTGATATCATCGCCCTCCAGCGAGGAGCATCCGCTTCGCCTGTTCTTCTTCCTGTCGTTCCTGGCCGCGCGCGAGCGGCTGTGGATCACCACACCCTATTTCGTGCCGGACAAGCACACGCGGCAGGTGGTGAAGCGCCGCGCACAGGCAGGGGTCGACGTCCGTATCCTCATGCCGAACCACCATACGGATGCCAGACCGATCCGCCAGGCCAGCCACAGCTACTACAGCGAGCTGATGAACGCTGGCGTGCGCATCTACGAGTATCAGCCGACCATGATGCACACCAAGGGCGTCGTCGTCGACGGCCAGTGGTCCGTCGTCGGCTCAGCCAACATGGACATACGGTCGAAGGAGCTCAACGAGGAGAACGTGCTCGGCATCCGCGACGCCGCATTTGCCGCCGAGCTGGAGCGCACGTTCCTGGCCGACCTCGAGAATGCGCGCGAGATCGATCGTGTTCAGTGGCGGCGCCGCGGCATTGGCAGCCGCATCATCGAGCGTATCTGCGTTCTCTTCGCGGAGCAGTACTAGGAGTCGGACGCGGCACCCACTCTGCAGAACGGCTCATCGGGACATGCTCCTGTCTGCGGAGCGCGGTGACGCATGTCCCGCCGCGCCACGGCCCTGTGGGCATGAGCCATTCTGCAGAGTGGGTGCCGCGTCCGGCGGTCAGCTGTCCACACTGGCCTCACCGGCGGGCTTCAGCCAGTGCACGAACCACTGCCGCAGCCGGCCGAGCCGATCGACAAGCAGCCATGGCTCACCCGTCCTCGACAGGTCGTGCGTCGAGCGCGGATAGCGAATGAACTCCACAGGCACGTCCTGCTTCCGGAGCGCCATGAACCACTGCTCCGCATCCGCCATCGGCGTCCGGTGATCCTCCTCCGACTGCACGATCAGCGTCGGCGTGCGCACTCGTTCCACGTAGCGGATCGGCGACAGCTCCTCATACAGATCCCAGTTCTCCCATGGCTTGCCGTAGAACTCGAACTCCGTGAGACCCTGCGCGTCAGAGGCGCCGTACCAGGAGAACCAGTTGCTGATCATGCGGTCCGCCTGCGCGGCCTTGAAGCGGTGCGTCTTCGTCGTGATCCACGCCGTCATGAAGCCGCCGTACGAACCGCCCGTCACGCCCATACGCGTCGAATCGACATCCGGCCGCTGCGCCGCGATGTCCACCGCCTTCATCAGGTCCTCGTAGTCCTCCATGCCCCAGCGACCGCGCGTCGAATACGTGAAGTCGGCGCCGTAGCCGGATGACCCGCGCGGATTCGTATAGAGCACCCACATCCCGGCACCCGTGATGTTGTGGAACTCGTCGAACCAGCCCTCGCCGTAAGCGGAGTGAGGACCGCCGTGGATGTATAGAACGAGCGGGTACTTCTGGCCGGGCGTGTAGCCGTACGGCTTCTGAAGCCACGCCTCGATCTCCAGTCCGCCGACCGACTCGTAGGTGAAGCGTTCGGCGTCCGGCCACGCGATCTCGCGGTTCAGCTCCTCGTTGAACGAGGTCAGCTGCCGTTCGTTCCGGCCGTCGGCGTCGGCGATGAACAGCTCCGTCGGCCGGTCGACGGATGTCGCTACGTACGCGACCTTCGTGAAGCGCTGGTCATAGGAGAAGCCGTTGAGCCGGCGCCGGCCTCCGATGATCTCCGTCATGCGGCCGGTGCGCGGCGATACGCGGAACAGCGCCGTCCGCCCCCCGATCGCGGCGTTCACGAGAATCTCACCGTTCGACGACCAGTCATATCCGCCGGGCTCGTACTGCCAGTCGCCGAGCACGTTGCGCGGCTCGCCGCCGTTCACGTCGGTCACGTACAGGCGTCGCGACTGAACGCGATGCGGGCTCGACACATACGATATCTGCCGGCTGTCGGGTGACCAGGCGATGCTGCGCTCGTCACCGGGTGCGGTCGTGACGCGGCGCGGCTCTCCACCCGACAGTGGGATGATGAAGATGTCGCTGTCGTTTCGGATCTCCTGATCGCGCTCCATGCTGAACGGCAGGAGCGCGAGCGAGTCCTCCCTGGCCTGCACGACGGAGTCGCTGCGCAGCTCGGCGTCCGCGGTGAACGCGATCCACCTTCCGTCCGGTGACACGGCGACGTCGCGGTGGGAATACCACGTGCGCGTCAGCTGCACCTTCGCGGTATCACCCTCGCGCTGAACCCAGATCTGCGCCGGGTCGTACGTGCGCGCCTCACGGCGGTTCGGTACGAACCCCGGGCCGTTACGCTTGTAGCCGTTGTCCACGATGTGACGACCGTCGAAGCGGCGTGGCTCCAGCGGTCGCGTGATCGCGCCGAACGGCGGCCGCGCAGTAGCGGCCATGCGCTCGAACGGATCCTCGTCGCCCCCCTCCGACTCATCCTCCCCGTCACCGTCCTCGTCCTCATCCATGCCCTGCGCGAACACGACGAAGGAGCCGTCGCGCGGGCGCGATCCGGACGGATAGTCCAGCTGGAATGCTTCTCCCGACGGGCGGTCCATCCGCAGCGCCCAGGTGGACCCCTCTCCCCCCGGACGGCGCGAGGAAAAGAACAGGTGCGTGCCGTCGTGGGACCAGCGCGGCGAGGATGACGACACTCCCGGCGACGTGTAGCGCACCGGTTCGCCGCCCGCCGCGGGCACGACCCAGACCTCACTGTGTCGCTCGTTCTCCTCTTCCTTCACCGTCGTGACCGTGAACGCGACCAGCCGCCCGTCCGGCGACATGGCCGGACTGCTCACTGTGGTGAGCCGGTACCAGTCATCGGGGGTGAACGCACGACCCGCCGGCTCCTGGGCCGCGATCGGCGTGAAGGCGAGCGCCACCAGCAGAAATACGATACGTGCCGAACGCATTGATCCGCTCCATCCGGGGGTGTGTGGGGAACAGAACGTATACAATGCCGGACGTCGCAGGTCAAAAACGGCGGCGCTGCGCGCACGCCACCCGACCGCGAGGAGTACTCAAGCCCGGCGCGCGTTCAGCGCGTCCAGCATCTTGCCGTGTATGCCGCCGAACCCGCCGTTCGACATGATCATGAGCACGTCCCCGGGCGCCGCGTCAGCCGTGACCCGCGCCACGATCTCATCGACGTCCGGGATGTAGGCGGCCTTCCGGCCAGCGGCGCGCCATGCCGTGACGAGGCGGTCGGGCTGCATGGCGGTGTCTGCGTCGTATCGCTCGGGATGGAAGAGCCCGGCCAGGACGATCTCGTCGGCCAGACCGAGGGACTGCTCGTAGTCGGCCTCGAACTCGCGCCGCTGCGCCGTGTAGCTGCGCGGCTCGAAGATCGCCACGAGTCGCCGACCGGGATACCGGCTGCGCGCGGCCAGCAGCGTTTCGCGTACTGCCGTCGGGTGATGAGCGAAGTCATCGATGACCGTGACGTCGTTGATGACACCGCGGACTTCCATGCGACGGCGCACGCTGCGATAGGTCCGCAGAGCTTCGCGCACCTTGTCGGGATCGGCACTCACTGCTTCGGCGGCGGCTATGCCGGCAAGGCAGTTGCGGATGCTGAACGCCCCGGACAATGGCGTCTCGACATCGCCCCAGACGCGGCCCTCGTGCATCACGGTGAAACGGGTCGTCTCGCCGAATGTCACGTCGCGCGCTGACCACATCGCGTCCCCCGACGTGCCCTCAGGGTCATAGGCAAACGGCTCCACCGGCGCGAACGACTTCGTCGCCAGCTCGCGTACCGCAGGCGAGTCCCAGCCCGCGATCAGGCGGCCACTCGTCGGGACGAGATTGATGAAGCGTGCGAACGCATACAGATAGGCCGTCTCGTCACGATAGATGTCGGCATGGTCGAACTCGATGTTGTTGACAATGGCCACGTGCGGCAGGTAGTGCCACATCTTCGGACCCTTGTCGAAGTATGCCGTGTCATACTCGTCCGCCTCGATCACGAAGTACTCCGAGTCCGTCAGCCGGAACGATGTGCCGAAGTTCTCGGCCACGCCGCCGATGAGGAACGACGGGTTCAGTCCCGCCACATCCAGAATCCATGCGAGCAGTGACGTCGTCGAGGTCTTGCCGTGCGTGCCGGCCACGGCCAGCGATATGCGATGCCGGATGAACTCCTCCTTGATCGTGGCTGCCGCCGACGTGTAGGGCAGCCGCTCGTTCAGCAGAAACTCCAGCTCCGGGTTCCCGCGCGATATGGCGTTGCCGACAACGACCATGTCCGGTCGCGGAGTCAGATTTTCCGGACGATACCCCTCCGCGTACGCGATCCCCATGGACTCGAGCATGGTGGACATGGGTGGATACACGTTCTCGTCGGAGCCGGTCACACGATGCCCGGCGGCCGTCAGCAGTCCTGCAAGGGACGCCATGGCCGTCCCGCCGATACCCATCAGGTGGTAGTGCATTTACCGCAGGTCCCCCGTCTCGGATGATTGCTGCACAGGACTGTATCGCCCCGCGCCGTGCTGCAAAAGATCTGATGAAGGCGCCTCCGCACGGACAGGCCCGCCGCCGTGGTCGGGCGGCCGCCTGTCAAGGACGCTTCCGGGATGGCCGCCGCCGCCGAATCGCCCCCTCCGGAGGTGGTGGGCCGAGGGTGGACAGCCTCCCGATCCCCGGTTACATTCTCTGGTCTGGGGTTCTTTATGCCCCTGCCTGATGTTCGTGGAAACGGGAGCAACATGATCGAGATCCAGATTGGCGAAGGCGACCGTATCGAGTGGGCGCTGAAGCAGTTCCGGCGCAAGATGCTGCGTTCCGGTCTGTTCAAGGACATGAAGAAGAAGCGCTTCTACGAGAAGCCGAGCGAGGCCCGCAAGCGCAAGGCGGCGGATGCGCGCCGGCGCAACGCGCGCGCACGTCGTCGCCGCTGAGTCGCTGGACCTTCCCGACATAGCCGCACGCCGCAGATTCCGGCGGGTCCCGTAGTGGACTCGCCGGTATTTTCGTTACTATTGGCGTACTCCTGCACGCGGGACTGAATGGAGCAGCCGCGCGGTAGCAACCGCCCCGGTCGCCGGGGGGCAAGCCGAAAGCACGACATGACGCAGCGCAGCTCTTCAGCGCCGGCACCGCCGGCCGTTACTCCCATCGCCGTGCTGCTTTCCGCGGCGGTGGTAGCCATCATGCTGGCCGTCTCGATGGTCACGCGGCAGTGGATCCCCTACACCCAGATGACGTTCTTCCTCGTCGCAGTGCTGGTATCCGCGCGCGTGGGGGGCTTTGCACTCGGCGTTTTCGCAGTCGCGCTGTCCGTGGTGGCAGCGGAGCTGATCATCTTCCGGCCTGTCGGTATTGGCGAGATCGAGCTGATCTCTGCCCGAATCGTGAGTTGGGCGGCTGTGGCGCTGGTGACCGCGTACGTTGTGGACCGCATGCAGCGCGAGCGGAGCAGGGCTGCTGTCCAGCAGGCGGAGGCCGAGCGGCTGGCGACCGAGCTGCGCGAGCAGGCCGGCAAGCTTTCGGCGCAGGTCGAGCAGTCGAATGCACTGGCCGGCGAGCTGGAGGAGGTGAACGCGCGATTAACCGCCCAGTCGGAGGTGGCGGGTCGCGTGGCCGATCGTGCCGAACGACTGCAGCGCTTCACCGCGCAGATGCTCGAGCGGGTTGGTGCCGCCGGTGTTGCCAGCCTGATCGTGGACGAGGGCCGCCTGGCAGTAGAGGCCGGTGCGGCATCGCTGATGCTGGCCCGCGATCATGCGCCCGAGCTGGTGGCGTCCCACGGTTACACGGACGTGGTGCTCAACCCCGCCAGCGAGCTCTACAGCGGACCCAACCCGCTGATGGACGCGCTTCTCAAGGGCACTCCAATCTGGATCGAGACTGAGGAAGAGCTGCATGAGCGCTTCCCGCTGCTGGCGTCCTATCCGAAGAGCGGTCGCGCATGGGCGGCGCTGCCGCTCCAGCTGGATGGCCGCAGGATCGGCGCCCTGGCGCTCAGCTACGACGAGCCCCAGTCCTTTCCCGCCGGCGATCGCTCCTTCATGCTGCTGATCGCACAGCAGTGTGCGCAGGCACTCGAGCGCGCACGCCTGCACAGCATGGAAGTGAGCGCCCGCGTGCGCGCAGAATTTGCCGAGCGCCGGCTCGCGCTGCTCGCCGAGGCGAGTGCACGCCTGGCCGCGTCGCTCGATTATCTTGCCTCGCTCGCCAATCTTGCGAGCCTCGCCGTGCCCGAAGTCGCCGACTGGTGCGTCATTCATCTCGTCGACGCCGAGGGCGTCCCGCGTCTGGTCGCGGCCGCGCACAGCGACCCGGATCTCGCGGCACGACGCAGGTCCATC contains:
- a CDS encoding phospholipase D-like domain-containing protein; the protein is MDAMLDYPWWLVTFAGIGMLAILGGIVTLFFSLGRRPNRMWTEAVEPVASDDFTGPLAALLNVPLRKGGSAHLLNNGDEYFPVILDAIRAAKHSVHVMVYIWEDGRISDEFISTMIEKRKAGVQVRVLLDAFGGMRAPDDKFEKLVEAGGRVEKFRPAVPGKLLRFHRRNHRRAIVIDGRVGFTGGAAVADKWAGSASTTEEWRDTMVRVDGCIAHNLQSAFCELWAFVTGEVLTGEEVFPGDLLDQPDSGVHSCGVISSPSSEEHPLRLFFFLSFLAARERLWITTPYFVPDKHTRQVVKRRAQAGVDVRILMPNHHTDARPIRQASHSYYSELMNAGVRIYEYQPTMMHTKGVVVDGQWSVVGSANMDIRSKELNEENVLGIRDAAFAAELERTFLADLENAREIDRVQWRRRGIGSRIIERICVLFAEQY
- a CDS encoding S9 family peptidase, which encodes MRSARIVFLLVALAFTPIAAQEPAGRAFTPDDWYRLTTVSSPAMSPDGRLVAFTVTTVKEEENERHSEVWVVPAAGGEPVRYTSPGVSSSSPRWSHDGTHLFFSSRRPGGEGSTWALRMDRPSGEAFQLDYPSGSRPRDGSFVVFAQGMDEDEDGDGEDESEGGDEDPFERMAATARPPFGAITRPLEPRRFDGRHIVDNGYKRNGPGFVPNRREARTYDPAQIWVQREGDTAKVQLTRTWYSHRDVAVSPDGRWIAFTADAELRSDSVVQAREDSLALLPFSMERDQEIRNDSDIFIIPLSGGEPRRVTTAPGDERSIAWSPDSRQISYVSSPHRVQSRRLYVTDVNGGEPRNVLGDWQYEPGGYDWSSNGEILVNAAIGGRTALFRVSPRTGRMTEIIGGRRRLNGFSYDQRFTKVAYVATSVDRPTELFIADADGRNERQLTSFNEELNREIAWPDAERFTYESVGGLEIEAWLQKPYGYTPGQKYPLVLYIHGGPHSAYGEGWFDEFHNITGAGMWVLYTNPRGSSGYGADFTYSTRGRWGMEDYEDLMKAVDIAAQRPDVDSTRMGVTGGSYGGFMTAWITTKTHRFKAAQADRMISNWFSWYGASDAQGLTEFEFYGKPWENWDLYEELSPIRYVERVRTPTLIVQSEEDHRTPMADAEQWFMALRKQDVPVEFIRYPRSTHDLSRTGEPWLLVDRLGRLRQWFVHWLKPAGEASVDS
- the mpl gene encoding UDP-N-acetylmuramate:L-alanyl-gamma-D-glutamyl-meso-diaminopimelate ligase, which translates into the protein MHYHLMGIGGTAMASLAGLLTAAGHRVTGSDENVYPPMSTMLESMGIAYAEGYRPENLTPRPDMVVVGNAISRGNPELEFLLNERLPYTSAAATIKEEFIRHRISLAVAGTHGKTSTTSLLAWILDVAGLNPSFLIGGVAENFGTSFRLTDSEYFVIEADEYDTAYFDKGPKMWHYLPHVAIVNNIEFDHADIYRDETAYLYAFARFINLVPTSGRLIAGWDSPAVRELATKSFAPVEPFAYDPEGTSGDAMWSARDVTFGETTRFTVMHEGRVWGDVETPLSGAFSIRNCLAGIAAAEAVSADPDKVREALRTYRSVRRRMEVRGVINDVTVIDDFAHHPTAVRETLLAARSRYPGRRLVAIFEPRSYTAQRREFEADYEQSLGLADEIVLAGLFHPERYDADTAMQPDRLVTAWRAAGRKAAYIPDVDEIVARVTADAAPGDVLMIMSNGGFGGIHGKMLDALNARRA
- the rpsU gene encoding 30S ribosomal protein S21, which produces MIEIQIGEGDRIEWALKQFRRKMLRSGLFKDMKKKRFYEKPSEARKRKAADARRRNARARRRR
- a CDS encoding ATP-binding protein — its product is MTQRSSSAPAPPAVTPIAVLLSAAVVAIMLAVSMVTRQWIPYTQMTFFLVAVLVSARVGGFALGVFAVALSVVAAELIIFRPVGIGEIELISARIVSWAAVALVTAYVVDRMQRERSRAAVQQAEAERLATELREQAGKLSAQVEQSNALAGELEEVNARLTAQSEVAGRVADRAERLQRFTAQMLERVGAAGVASLIVDEGRLAVEAGAASLMLARDHAPELVASHGYTDVVLNPASELYSGPNPLMDALLKGTPIWIETEEELHERFPLLASYPKSGRAWAALPLQLDGRRIGALALSYDEPQSFPAGDRSFMLLIAQQCAQALERARLHSMEVSARVRAEFAERRLALLAEASARLAASLDYLASLANLASLAVPEVADWCVIHLVDAEGVPRLVAAAHSDPDLAARRRSIEDLYPASLQDRGAYAEVLRTGEVVHVEPVTDAYLRSIARDEEHLDIMRSFDLRAQLTVPLRIEDRVSGAVTLGHAESGRTFAETDVTLALELGRRAGNAVENARLYQAAHHASEAKSDFLAVMSHELRTPLNAIIGYSDLLLMGVPTGVPDPARRQVERIRSASTSLLHLVEEVLSFSRVEAGKEDIRISPVDLSAVVSDCVAMIEPLASEKGLELEVDVPQKPLKVVSDERKIRQILTNLLSNAVKFTESGSVHVSVRAIDGETEIDVRDTGIGISPENIDRIFEPFWQVEQSATRRFGGTGLGLGVARKLAKLLEGRLEVQSEVGVGSVFTLVLPAHTPGMQRLA